One Eurosta solidaginis isolate ZX-2024a chromosome 5, ASM4086904v1, whole genome shotgun sequence DNA segment encodes these proteins:
- the LOC137233699 gene encoding parkin coregulated gene protein isoform X2 codes for MYKPLRTVPAFTYQALQKNTVVAPPPSVHIYKKRPVKETLFKMYFRRGDIPVAKRIKGSGKNTTGLVKWFCEPKELDYCYYLPIFVDGLADNDIDIRSLAQEAAMDLILKAPHKVLPVLPKLILPLKRAFNTRDKKIIISALKVLQTMVLVGPCVGQALVPYYRQLLAVCNLYKNINVNLGSGVDHDRSRRIGDVIEDTLSLLETCGGPNAFINIKYMIPTYESCTYPICEPSADKAGIESNK; via the exons CCTTTGCGAACGGTCCCTGCATTCACTTATCAAGCGCTGCAAAAGAATACGGTAGTTGCACCTCCACCTAG TGTTCACATATATAAAAAGCGTCCTGTTAAGGAGACCCTTTTCAAGATGTACTTTCGTCGTGGTGACATACCTGTAGCAAAACGAATTAAGGGAAGCGGAAAGAATACAACAGGACTTGTGAAATGGTTTTGTGAACCCAAAGAGCTGGATTATTGTTACTATTTGCCAATATTTGTTGATGG TCTGGCAGATAACGACATCGATATACGTTCTTTGGCACAAGAGGCTGCAATGGATTTAATACTCAAAGCGCCACACAAGGTTTTACCAGTGCTACCAAAACTTattcttccattaaaaagagCTTTCAATACACGTGATAAGAAGATTATaatatcagcgctgaaggttttGCAGACCATGGTTCTGGTTG GTCCCTGTGTGGGTCAAGCACTCGTACCATACTATCGCCAACTTTTAGCAGTTTGCAATTTATACAAAAACATAAATGTTAACCTTGGTTCTGGTGTTGATCATGATCGTAGTCGTCGCATTGGTGACGTCATCGAAGATACTCTATCATTGCTCGAAACATGTGGAGGACCCAACGCATTCATTAATATTAAGTACATGATTCCTACTTATGAGAGTTGTACATATCCGATATGTGAGCCTTCGGCAGATAAAGCTGGCATTGAGTCCAACAAATAA
- the LOC137233699 gene encoding parkin coregulated gene protein homolog isoform X1 → MTLSKTMHITGKECRNFFYRGKQFPLRTVPAFTYQALQKNTVVAPPPSVHIYKKRPVKETLFKMYFRRGDIPVAKRIKGSGKNTTGLVKWFCEPKELDYCYYLPIFVDGLADNDIDIRSLAQEAAMDLILKAPHKVLPVLPKLILPLKRAFNTRDKKIIISALKVLQTMVLVGPCVGQALVPYYRQLLAVCNLYKNINVNLGSGVDHDRSRRIGDVIEDTLSLLETCGGPNAFINIKYMIPTYESCTYPICEPSADKAGIESNK, encoded by the exons ATGACCTTAAGTAAAACCATGCACATAACAGGAAAAGAatgtcgaaattttttttataggggGAAGCAATTT CCTTTGCGAACGGTCCCTGCATTCACTTATCAAGCGCTGCAAAAGAATACGGTAGTTGCACCTCCACCTAG TGTTCACATATATAAAAAGCGTCCTGTTAAGGAGACCCTTTTCAAGATGTACTTTCGTCGTGGTGACATACCTGTAGCAAAACGAATTAAGGGAAGCGGAAAGAATACAACAGGACTTGTGAAATGGTTTTGTGAACCCAAAGAGCTGGATTATTGTTACTATTTGCCAATATTTGTTGATGG TCTGGCAGATAACGACATCGATATACGTTCTTTGGCACAAGAGGCTGCAATGGATTTAATACTCAAAGCGCCACACAAGGTTTTACCAGTGCTACCAAAACTTattcttccattaaaaagagCTTTCAATACACGTGATAAGAAGATTATaatatcagcgctgaaggttttGCAGACCATGGTTCTGGTTG GTCCCTGTGTGGGTCAAGCACTCGTACCATACTATCGCCAACTTTTAGCAGTTTGCAATTTATACAAAAACATAAATGTTAACCTTGGTTCTGGTGTTGATCATGATCGTAGTCGTCGCATTGGTGACGTCATCGAAGATACTCTATCATTGCTCGAAACATGTGGAGGACCCAACGCATTCATTAATATTAAGTACATGATTCCTACTTATGAGAGTTGTACATATCCGATATGTGAGCCTTCGGCAGATAAAGCTGGCATTGAGTCCAACAAATAA